CGCGCCACATTTTTCATAGCCTTCTTCACTTTCTGCTCTGGATGTAGTTTTCTAAAATCTTCATCAACAGGTCCCCCTCCTGGAACAGAAAGTTCAAATGagaaaattcaaataaacatatcttctttttatttttcagatttgtattaaaaaaaaaaataaaaataaaatgtcgaGTCTGTGAGGAGTGTGGTCCTCACCTGATTTTTCGAGCGGCTCTCTTGCGTATCCACCTGAGCTTGCAACGCCACCCGCAGAAACTCTTGGAAAAGCTCTCCGAGCGCGCTCTGCCGCGCAGGAAGGGCGACTTCCAGAGCATCAATACCCTGCTCCTCAGCTGAGGGCAGGAGGGGGGCATCCATCACGCTCTTCTTACCCATGAAATGTCCTGTCAAACCCAAAGGAAGCGCTCATTAATGCTGAGTTTGGTTAGGTGAAAGGTGGAGgaaaagattttaaaagcaCGATACGAGTAATCTGATAACGTAAAAAGAAATGTAGACTATTATCAATGAACATACATGTGAAATTAGATGGGATCCGATGTAAATTTGACTAATTGGTCCACAGTGTAGATACCAAAAAAATCTTACCTGTCGCCCAAAGATTGCCTCTTGGATTCACTTTGATTTTTGCAACTTTATTCCTTAGCTCAGTCAGGTCGAAACTAACTGCAGTAGTGAAAGAGACGAACGAAAACAAGAAGAGGTACGTAAATAAGCCACACTGGCAGACATTGTTCACTGTAAACCCTTTCATCTCGATGCGTACTGGCGAACTGTCCTCCTGGGCGCAAATTTCCAAGTGTCCCCTGTTGGTCTTGGCTGAGACGCATCCTTCTTTTATAGGCTCTCCGGACTGGGGTGGGCTGTGTTTATGTTGCGTGCGCTTTTCATTCAGCCTGCTGCATACACAGAAGTGAAGTCAGTCGGCAAATTGTTAAGGTGTCGTTGGACCGAGTGTCTGCGTGTGCGTAAAGGACACGATTCATCTGTAATCCGTGGCTTGTCACTCACCCAAATGTGCGCAGTGCGGGTTGAAAGATTGAGGTGTGCTTGTAATTTTTTCCCGGTAAAGGTTGACGTCTTTCCAGATGTTTCTAATAAGATACGTGTtctttcagaatcagaattaaaaccagaatactttattaatccttcaaggaTATTGTTTGAAAGTTCCTCAATAAGTATTTATCATGCCCCTGCCTTTTATATTAATCCAATTAAAATGCCCTAAACCAAAGCATACAGGCTGGGctatatataaattatttgaTACAGCTCCATAAACTTGATAACACTTAAATAAAACGCGTGCGTGCTGGGATGAGTGATGGTGTAAACTCTGCGGGTAGAAACACGCAATGGCACAGGGGGTGGCTAATGCCTCCCTCAATCAAAGCATAATTTGCTGCTCAGATCCCTCCTGATATTCCCGTCCCTCTCACACAGTCGAGCCAGGTCCCTTACAATGAGCAACATGACATTTGGCCAGTTGCAACATGCTACTGTGATCATCATCAGTCCTCTGAGGACAGGGGAACCTGCTGGTTCTCACCGCTAATTTAGAGCCGATAAGACAGATGGCCTCTCTGTCACTTCAGGGTGCTAAAGTTGCAAGTATacaggaagagctgcagcttcaTGCTCTTTTAATAACCtttgacattaaaacacatacGTGCAAATTTAGGGAAATTCAGCACAGTTGAATGTCAGTCTAATTAGAGGACTGTCCGACCATCACAGCATCCCTCTCCCCATGTTCGCAGATTAAATgagcagagacagcagcaacAGGGTCTCCTTAAAACATGTGAATATTTGGACGATCCATGAGACTATAGCCTAAGGTTACTAGGTGTTCCTTTAGCTGTGAGGGCTGCACCAAAGTCGAAAACGGCCAATGTAATGATTTGAGCTTAATCCATAAGAAACACTGCATAATTTAGAAGAGACTGATGAAGATTGAACCAAAATAGTTAAAAAGAGGAGGCTTCAAGGTCGCCTGATTGCCATATCCGTACGACATTTATGAAAATTAGATGCAAAAATTATGACCAGTAAAAACCAGAACACACTACGGTCAAGGTCTTTCAATGAGATCTAACAAAGGCGGCGGCCTGATGCAATCAGTTTCAGTAAAAGTTCAAGTGTCCTGGTAGAATTTCAAGTGGATCCATATTAAGATTATATGTTGAAGCATGTCACAGTATGATTACACATCTCTGCTGCGTAGCCACGACAGAATTTACCTTGATTGCAAGACCACTGAAGTGTGCTCGTGTTTTATTAACAAAGAGAACAGCAACAAGGTTAATGCCCAAAGCATGTCTGCACTCATGAAGAGCTCAGCCCACTTACAAACACCTGTGCCCCACTCCCATTACCCTTCGCAGAGAAATGTGGCAAACAAGCCATCACACCATTTCATTTGCAACAAATTATCTCTGGAACAACTTACAAGAACATAACAGCTGTTGGTACTGGTTTCACAGATGATCTGGATCAGTAAATTGACATTACAGAGGGTTTGTgacaatgttttaaaatatgaatttaatacAAGTCTCCCGCTAACACTGTGATTTTTCAGCAAAGTATCTATCAAAAGATTTGTATAAAATATCTTTATGagtcaaagaaacaaataatgGACAGACATTGCTTCTTTATAAGACAGTGATTCAGTCAATTAATAAAAGCTGTTACTGGTGAACACTGGTAAAAGGAAAATGAGGCAAAGAGTTAAAATAATCCATGGTGAATGGTAAccagatttaatatttaatatcattcatattcataaaaTACTTCACATATCTTTTTCAAAGACAATGACttaacaggaaataaacaagacTGAACTCCTCTTAAGAATGCAGTTTCACATTCTGTAGATTACAAATAAAGATCGACTTGAAACTAAACCTAACCTGGTTTCctcacaaaaatatttttttaaagcttggATTTTTCAAATGTAAACACCCTATCCACGTTTCTACAAAATGTTCAAACAAATGGTACAAAAAGCCAGTTGGGTTTTGACAAAGTGTAACttaattctttttttgaaaGGCATGACTGAGGTTTCCTGGACGTTTATCCTTCTTGAGTGCTGAAGCTTGGGTACCTCACTCCCGATGGACCAACACGAAGAGACCCAGCATGAAGAGAACAGCATactgcagaatgaaaacacaggttAATCACACACTGTGCATTTTTAGGTAGTAagaaaactaactaactaatggGAATGTTGACTTACTTTGAATTTGGGGTAATCGTTCATGAGAATGGTGACAATTCCAATGTATGGCACAAACCTGGGGATGATAAGACGTTTACTGTCAAGACATTTCATgagtaaaacatatttttaatttacaatcacttctgcaataaaaacataaaagggcatgaaataattatttccCAGTCAATGAACTGCAAATATTTCTCCACTTTCTCCCACATTACATGAAACCAAATTTACGGTCTCGgtaacaaaagcacaaaatgaaGCTGAATTTATAATGTTACATTAAGGGTCTGCAGAGGCTAAGCACAGAGTTAACCAACTAACAATTCTGTGAAAATGGCTGAGGATCTCTTCCAAGGTTCTCCTCAATGGGCCTTTACATCTAGGCAGGGCAGCTGAAACAGTTTCTATCGTCAGTTGCGGAGGAATTCAAGGTGGCAAAGTGCAGAGCTGTACTCAGCCTGAGAGATTCCAGCGAGGCAAGTTGGGGTTACAACCAGAACCAGGCGTAAGTGGGCCGCCAACGCACCCAGGGTGACACAACCTATGCATCCAGCAACAAGGGCTCAGCTCTGCAGGCTGCCAGCAGTACGGAGAAGCAAGTGGTTcagacgagaggaggagaagcagacagCCAGGGAAGTATAACAAGGTTCCCAAGGAGCTTGAACATAGTGGGATTTTACCACATTCCCTTCCTCTTTCAGCCTGTGTATGACACCTTTTGTTCACCATCACGTCTTGATGCGTGAGGGCTTAGAGAAGGTCCGCTCTGCTCTGGGTGAAAAGTGTCTCTTACCCAAGGGCGGCGTATGTAGTGCCATGACAAagttcttctctctctcacagacTTTATAGAGCAGGAGAGATGCAAGAAGGAGAACAATCACCTTGACCAAGGAAGGAGACAAACCCCCTTCAAGCACAAGGCCAAAACTCAACCTGTTGCAGGACACTAGCTCctgggagatgagatgagatgattgaTGTAGGAAGGAGGCTGTAGTTTCCAGAGGTGCCGCACACAACCCTCTGGACGGACATTGGGCTGTGGTCAACCAAAGACCAGAAGATAATTCTGGATGAGCCAACAAGGAAACTTAAAGCGGCAACATGAAGAACCATGTGGCCAGATCCCAACAGCACAAGCACCGTAGAGATGAAATCAGGGACTGATTTATACGTGAAAACCAATGTCATAGGTATGTTTGGTAAcattaaccctcaggcatcaaCTATAAGTCCAGGTTTAAAAAATTAGGTAAAACTTATCAAAATGacttaaatgcagagaacagaaAAACTGATGCCAGACTCCTTGTGAAACATAATTAGAAGACACATTTCGAGGATGAACAGCTGCTCTGACATAAAGTGTTCAGTGCCCTTGCTTTCCCTCTTGTGCGTAAGGACAAGCACTGACAAGTAGGATGAACCGTCTTCATCCAACCTTGTTACATAAAGATGAACTAGAGATAACACACCAACATCAATCCCCAAAACAACAAGGAGCTGAAATTGGTATTTTATACGAATGACCTTGTCAGTTAGTCTCGAAGACAAAAAGTGCTATTGTACTTGAATCTACTATAAGTGTTGCTTTCATTGTGTGAAACCTCCAGGTTGATGGTGAAAGgcagtattttctttctttaattgaTTTGACATTATTTACAAGCTCAAGTTATCAGTTGAAAGTATGTTTTTAAGATATGATACAATGTCATATAACAGGTGAGATTAAACCAGACCCAATGCCACGACAGCCATGTATTACACCTAAAATCTGGACCACTACACACCACAGTTAGTAGCATGAGGCTACAGTTTTCCACTCAGGAGAAGCAGACTCTGGAGATATGTGGTTCCAAATACAAGTGTCCATTGCTAACCACAGTGCACATCTGGAAAACCTCCCTTTTCAATTTGAGAGACTAACCAGAAAACAGAtccaacaaccacagcaccaaaaCAATCACTAATTTTGACCATGATGTGTTTTTTCAAACCAAAACACTTACCCCCGAGCTCGTCCCACCACGTCTTTTTTCTCCAGCCAGTGTTGACCCTGCTTGTACAGTCCTCTGTCGTCCACTGCGTTGTTGTCTCCTTTGGTCAAGAACTTAATGTCTCCATTTTCCCTGTGAAAAAAGCGTCAGCGTGATTTTGAGAACACAGCGTACACCAAGTTCCTCTTTTTCCAACACCATATATTAGAATGAAGATGCACGATGAGCGTGAAATATCACAGAGGCTCCTCAATACATTATCTTCAATGGCTTTTCACATTCAGCATTATAAATGGCATTATCAGGTTTGGTAGGCAGGAAGGTGATTCTGCGATACTGGAAGCACAACTTCTTCATGGGCACAGCACTAAGAAAATACACATCATACTTTTCGTGGATCTTTAGTACTCTGTGTACTATTGGGATCTCTCTGCCTTCTATCCTGAAGACAACAATCTCTCCGACTCTGATGGGATCCTCTACGCGGTTGGTCAGAAACAGGAGGTCTCCTCTGTGGAAAGCTGGCTCCATACTCCCACTGAAATGAAGCgcatacacattaacaaaattAGACTGTACCATATGGAAAAATAGCGGATATTACTGGTCTTTATCAATAATATACTGTTTACATTTGGAACCTAACTATCTTAGCAACATCGCCTGACTTGTATTAGGAGCAAAAAACTGCAGACAGTCGCTTCACCatcatcatattttttaaaatccaatTAGCTTTCAGGCCTGGAGGAGCTCTCGGAGATGTAGGTTCTGTCACGTTCTCGAAGTCCGTCACATGTGGACTAATCTTGTTGCGTGGCCTCACAAGATTTGAGGCATTTATTTAAGATAATGAATCAATATCAgatctttcaaatgaagacCAATGAGTCAGAGTTCCTGAATAATTtgcctcattttatttcagacagAGTGCAAAGTTCTGACAGGACATTTATAAAGTCCACAGTACAAATGCTATTACAAGTATAAAGAACCTGGATGATGGGACTGGTGCGATGGAAtcacaaatgtgaaaatgaaaagctatcCAATGCTTTCCTGAGGTGTGTatacatggacaatattttgttaatttgattGAAATCATCAGGTTCCAATTAAAATTCCAACATGGACACTAAAATGAGCCATGTGTTTTTTGAAGAAGGCGTTATTtcaccaacaacacaaaattTATTCAACAGAAGATGATGACCAAGACAGACCCATTTTTCAGCATTGATGAATCAATTCTGCCCCTCCCCCCCAAACATCTTTACTTAACATGAATGAACTTTTACCCAATATGGGGCAAACATGCTCaaaaagaatatatttattccaCAAAGGGAAACCACCAGAAcatatgttaatgtttttagATCCCAATAGTCCCTGTTGAACCAATTAGCAAATGACAACAGGACTCCGCTCAATCCAATTAAAACCTGTTAGAGCGATTTCCTGTTTGGTCTCTCTGGGTTATGACTCTGAATTCTGAATATCAGAATGATTGTAGTGAAATATGAAAGTTGCTACATCTTAACCTCCTGTCGTTATTTTACAGCTGTCCATGTAAAGGCTGAGTTACACATTATTTTAGGACGATCCTGAGGTTTTCCTACTGAAGCACTAGACTACAAACAATGTAGTGCTTGGTTTTGTGCAAAATTGGCCTTAGTACCTTGGTGAGTTCTTCACCACACCTATCCACGGGGAGGTGTCTCCTATTTCTTCAATATTAACTCAAACTAAAAGAGGGCGATGACGCTAAACTGAagccaaaacagaaataaaaccctATGACGTGTGACTTTCTTAcctgagaacaacaacaataggGCTCTCACTGCCGGTGACCACCATCAGTCCTTTCCAGATCATCAGCGCAGAGGAGACAATCATACCAAAGTTCAGCACCTGGTAATAAAGCTGCCAACACATATGGAAATTAAATCCGTGCAACCAGCTGTCAGATGATAAGTGTGCATGCACAGCTAGCTGTTAACTATAAGATAACCAAATCAGCGTCATAACATTACTATTCCACGACACGCTTGTAAAATAATTGTTAGCACATCTGGCGTTTAGAGTTTTGCTAGCGGAGCCACACCAATAGTGTGATAAAACGAGGAACATAGCTAGCTACAGGCAAGTTAGAATTACTGCCCACCCCAGGTTTACCGATGCATTTGTACTTGTGTCCATACAGTGGCTCACTTTGTGTGTCGCTAACAACTGAGAGACACGCTGTATCGTTAAAAGCGGTCAGCGGCTAGCAGCCATTAGCTCCCAGCCCCGGCACCGTACAAAGACACGGTGGTAACATGAGAGGAAACTAATGCTCCGGCACCTACCTGCCGCTTATTCATGCGACGGACATCGTCGAGAAAGTCTAAAGACAACATGGTTGCAAATACTACAGTATAGAAAAACGCCTAAATCACATTAAAACGTTTAAAGAAGCGAGCATATGGATGCACGGTCAAGCTGTAAAATTTGCATCCGAGTCTTCCGGGTACGCTGAAGCGGAAGTCCCGCCCCCGGCCGAGCTCAGGGTTGAGGTGTCAGTTCAGGATACGAGACAGAGCACAGAGCAGAGTGGGGGTTTCCAAAATTTGAactgaaacgtttttttttctctcgcaatgcatgatgaaaaaaaacgtCCTCTTTTTTTTCGTGAACGTGTTGCTGCGTCTCTTTAGTTTCAATCAGAACAAAATTGAGGattggcttcttcttcttttttttttttttttttaagtttggcttcaataaatgtttgatagatatatttttctattaaaatgCAGCACAGAAAGGTGCATCAGTTGCTGCCTTGTAATGGGGTTGTGTTTCCTGCCAGCTGCACCAAGACAATCTGTTCTGCATTGTCAGAATGCAGGAAAATGTACCAGGTAGCTAAATTTACTCCTTTCAGTTCTCTATGGTAATATTagcatatatattatataataatatattattgtgtaggtcacccTGTGCTTCctaaacagttctgactcaacagaacatggacatgggccttctgagcaTAGACAGAAACCCCTGTCAGGGTTTATTACTTAGATCATACCTGTGAATATATctatgatatttattattaaaaatattttgtcaaaaaatgaCATAGGCCATTATTTTTGGAAGGTGATTATTTGTATTCCGGTAGtaaaaccaacatttttaaaaatccaagcACCCTGAATTATAGCTACATATGTGacagtttttttaataaatcaaaccGCCTGGAAATCGGTCCAAAATTCAGGGAataattttactttaaaactGTGGAATATCTCTTTCCTTCATTGGTTTACATGCACCGCTGCCTCTGCTGGTACTGTACCAAGATGGCAGCGCTTTAGGCACGTCCCTCCACAGTTTATTCATATGCAtcctgcagatacttgatcagtttgggatctagtgactttggaggccaggtcaacactagGGGCTGattttcgtgttttttgagttgttcctaaactgtttttgtgtgtgtgtctgtgtcaggctgcatcctgctggggatggctgctgccatcaaggagcgtccctgctatggggtgggagttgtctggtctggtctggtctaggtggtggtacatatctaagcaacatccacatgaatgccaaagCTTTCCCAACAGATCATTGTTTTATCAAacgatggtcagtgttatttatttcacctgtcagcCTGACGaacacaatgaaatatttaGTCTTAAGCAACATTTAACATGTTGACGTTTTGTTATTGTTGATTAAGCCGCCAGAGACAGAATTCCACAACATGTAAATGGTATATTATGTTCACTGCCCGGTATTTATCTTGTTTCTACaagtcctgaaaaaaaaaaagatctgtctTACTTTTTGTGCCTAAGTGCTCCGCTCTCTTTACCAATTAATTTCTCACTTTGTCTGACATTTAGCTTCTGGCAGGTACGTACACACTGAGTCTCTCTGATCTTTTGCCACAGCGAGGTTGATGGAAGCGGTGAATCTGGTCCAAGACAAAAGACGTGTGTGTAAAACCCAAACAATAAACTGACAGAGGCTACAACACTCTAATGAGATGATTAAGCTCATACCTCCCTGCAGATAAGCAAGCCATGATAGATTATGTACTGTCACTTAGCCATTACTTTGATATAAGAAAATAGTGATAAGcccaggttttaaaaaaaagcactgtgCAAACAAGCTTTCCTGTTTGTAAATGTGAGTCACATATAGTAACACTTATAATCTGTGTAATAGCTGTTGAGACTGAGTGTGTGTCACAATCCAAACaaccaacaataaataaatcactctaAATTAATCATTTAGGGCATTTTAATGGGCAACTTTAAATATTATTCTGCaaataaaacagcataaatTCCATGTAGCTAAGTTTACTTTCCACTACAGCCTAATTAAAACTCCTAATCAAAACTGTAATA
The sequence above is drawn from the Mugil cephalus isolate CIBA_MC_2020 chromosome 3, CIBA_Mcephalus_1.1, whole genome shotgun sequence genome and encodes:
- the sec11a gene encoding signal peptidase complex catalytic subunit SEC11A → MLSLDFLDDVRRMNKRQLYYQVLNFGMIVSSALMIWKGLMVVTGSESPIVVVLSGSMEPAFHRGDLLFLTNRVEDPIRVGEIVVFRIEGREIPIVHRVLKIHEKENGDIKFLTKGDNNAVDDRGLYKQGQHWLEKKDVVGRARGFVPYIGIVTILMNDYPKFKYAVLFMLGLFVLVHRE
- the nmbb gene encoding neuromedin Bb; this encodes MKGFTVNNVCQCGLFTYLFLFSFVSFTTAVSFDLTELRNKVAKIKVNPRGNLWATGHFMGKKSVMDAPLLPSAEEQGIDALEVALPARQSALGELFQEFLRVALQAQVDTQESRSKNQEGDLLMKILENYIQSRK